One Antarctobacter heliothermus DNA segment encodes these proteins:
- a CDS encoding ABC transporter substrate-binding protein: protein MRLAFLAALIWTCLVVPARAFEVEDRVIYPADPAIRQLHILSTTDRAAFEPIILAFQSAHPGITIDYTIASTTELMTALQDEGAVFDLAISSAMDLQTKLANDGFALTYSAANPGALPDWANWRKQVFAFTQEPAVLVVSDRFFAPGTAPRTRDDLIDLLRADPDRFQGRVGTYDIRNSGFGYLMATQDSRNSQAFWRLMEVMGRLEAKLYCCSGDMIRDVASGELALAYNVLGTYAASQQALGVGIQIVVLEDYANVMMRTALIPVTARNVPDAQKMIDFLNTLGTRPDLVAATGLAAIDQTALRENTALRPIRFGPGLLVFLDQLRRKNFLRNWQNSLFQE from the coding sequence ATGCGTCTCGCTTTTCTTGCCGCGCTGATCTGGACGTGTCTGGTCGTGCCCGCGCGCGCGTTTGAGGTTGAGGACAGGGTTATCTACCCTGCCGACCCTGCAATCCGCCAGTTGCACATCCTTTCGACCACGGACCGCGCGGCGTTTGAACCGATCATTCTGGCGTTTCAGTCGGCCCATCCCGGCATAACGATTGACTATACCATCGCCAGCACCACCGAGCTGATGACCGCCCTGCAAGACGAAGGCGCGGTCTTTGATCTGGCAATATCCTCGGCGATGGATCTGCAAACCAAACTGGCCAATGACGGCTTTGCCCTGACCTACAGCGCCGCAAACCCCGGAGCGTTGCCGGACTGGGCCAACTGGCGGAAACAGGTTTTTGCCTTCACGCAGGAACCGGCCGTACTGGTCGTGTCTGACAGGTTTTTCGCGCCGGGCACAGCGCCGCGCACCCGCGATGACCTGATCGACCTGTTGCGCGCCGACCCCGACCGTTTTCAGGGGCGGGTCGGCACCTATGACATCCGCAATTCCGGCTTTGGCTATCTCATGGCGACGCAAGACAGCCGCAACAGTCAGGCATTTTGGCGCCTGATGGAGGTCATGGGCCGACTGGAGGCGAAACTGTACTGCTGTTCCGGCGACATGATCCGCGACGTTGCCAGTGGAGAGTTGGCGCTGGCCTACAATGTTCTGGGCACATATGCCGCCTCGCAGCAGGCCTTGGGCGTCGGCATCCAGATCGTCGTGCTGGAGGATTATGCCAATGTCATGATGCGCACTGCTCTGATCCCAGTGACGGCACGCAACGTGCCGGACGCGCAAAAGATGATCGATTTTCTCAACACCCTCGGGACGCGTCCCGATCTGGTTGCAGCCACAGGGCTTGCCGCCATCGACCAGACCGCATTGCGTGAAAACACCGCTCTGCGACCCATCCGTTTTGGTCCGGGTTTGCTGGTCTTTCTCGACCAGTTGCGGCGCAAGAACTTTTTGCGCAACTGGCAAAATTCGTTGTTTCAGGAATAG
- a CDS encoding tripartite tricarboxylate transporter TctB family protein, with protein sequence MVSDRIFGAVVTLLALAYIASATQIQTSFLADPVGPRVFPYIVGGVAAICGIIVVLRPNEDPAWPVLRTMGALLVAVVVLVGYAYALKPLGFLLPTAITAAILSYQISPRPRAAALAGVGLSVGLFIIFKFALGLGLVALPAVLHG encoded by the coding sequence ATGGTTTCAGACCGCATCTTCGGAGCGGTCGTGACCCTGTTGGCGTTGGCATACATTGCCAGCGCCACACAGATTCAGACCAGCTTTCTGGCCGATCCGGTCGGCCCGCGCGTGTTCCCCTATATTGTTGGTGGCGTGGCGGCTATCTGCGGTATCATCGTGGTGCTGCGCCCGAACGAAGACCCTGCATGGCCTGTCCTGCGGACCATGGGCGCGTTGCTTGTCGCTGTGGTGGTTCTGGTGGGCTACGCCTATGCCTTGAAACCGCTGGGCTTTCTGCTGCCAACCGCGATCACGGCGGCGATCCTGAGCTATCAGATCAGCCCGCGCCCCCGCGCTGCAGCGCTGGCCGGTGTCGGCCTGTCGGTCGGGTTGTTCATCATTTTCAAATTCGCGCTGGGTCTTGGCCTGGTTGCGCTGCCGGCCGTCCTGCACGGCTGA
- a CDS encoding response regulator transcription factor: protein MRFLLIEDSPKLARAVMERLQLDGHAVDHAETLDAASACIAVAKYDLILLDIMLPDGDGRDFLQQHREAANKTPVIVITARSAVSDRVGLLDLGADDYITKPFDFAELEARCRAVVRRHGGPADNRKSFAGTVLDSSTAELQFSGISIPLRNRELRLLEVFFNAPGQVFSKAYLLDRLFSLTDEASENAIEVYVGRLRKRLEGSGTVIETVRGLGYRMVAA, encoded by the coding sequence ATGCGGTTTCTGCTGATCGAAGACAGTCCCAAGCTGGCGCGCGCGGTGATGGAACGACTGCAACTGGATGGCCATGCCGTGGATCATGCCGAAACGCTGGACGCGGCCAGCGCCTGCATTGCCGTGGCGAAATATGATCTGATTTTGCTGGACATCATGTTGCCCGACGGCGATGGCCGGGACTTCTTGCAACAGCACCGAGAGGCGGCCAACAAAACGCCGGTCATTGTCATCACGGCCCGGTCTGCGGTGTCAGACAGAGTCGGCCTGCTGGACCTTGGCGCGGATGATTACATCACCAAACCGTTTGATTTCGCCGAACTCGAAGCCCGCTGTCGAGCCGTTGTGCGGCGTCATGGCGGCCCTGCGGACAACCGCAAGAGCTTTGCCGGCACGGTCCTTGATTCGAGCACCGCAGAGCTGCAATTTTCCGGTATCTCCATCCCCCTCCGCAACCGTGAACTACGACTGCTTGAGGTGTTCTTCAACGCTCCCGGTCAGGTGTTTTCCAAGGCCTATTTGCTGGACCGACTGTTCTCATTGACGGATGAGGCCAGCGAAAACGCGATAGAGGTGTACGTCGGCAGGCTGCGCAAGCGGCTGGAGGGGTCGGGTACGGTCATCGAAACCGTGCGCGGGTTGGGCTATCGCATGGTCGCGGCGTGA
- a CDS encoding Bug family tripartite tricarboxylate transporter substrate binding protein gives MNNHILKALVTSAVVGFGATAAYAAECIAPANPGGGWDFTCRQIGKIMYDIGAVDKPVQVTNMAGAGGGLAFTHVVSERGDDADLIIAASSATSTRLAQNAYAGMTADQVRFVGSIGADPGVIVVAKDSPYQSLTDLVDAIKAEPGKIAFAGGSAVGGFDHLKPLMILQRAGVTDVRAIKYIGVDGGADAITQTVGGFTQAMTGDMSEIVGFLKSGDVRAIAVLTEERVPGFEDIPTAKEQGIDVVAVNWRGLYVPKDISDEDFNKWADRLQQVADSDEWAEAMAANGLAPFTKVGADFQNYVDGVVAEIRTLSKEIGVIQ, from the coding sequence ATGAATAATCACATACTCAAGGCGCTGGTGACCAGCGCCGTAGTTGGCTTTGGCGCGACAGCCGCATATGCGGCAGAGTGCATTGCCCCGGCAAACCCCGGCGGCGGCTGGGATTTCACTTGCCGTCAAATCGGTAAGATCATGTATGACATCGGCGCGGTCGACAAACCCGTTCAGGTCACCAACATGGCTGGCGCCGGTGGCGGTCTTGCGTTTACCCATGTGGTCAGCGAGCGCGGCGATGATGCCGACCTGATCATTGCGGCTTCGTCGGCAACGTCGACCCGGCTGGCGCAGAACGCCTATGCCGGCATGACCGCAGACCAGGTCCGCTTTGTCGGCTCAATCGGTGCCGATCCGGGTGTGATCGTGGTGGCCAAAGACAGCCCCTATCAGTCGCTGACCGATCTGGTCGATGCCATCAAGGCCGAGCCGGGCAAGATCGCCTTTGCGGGCGGCTCTGCCGTTGGGGGCTTTGACCATCTCAAGCCGCTGATGATCCTGCAACGCGCCGGTGTGACCGACGTGCGCGCGATCAAGTATATCGGTGTCGACGGTGGTGCGGATGCCATCACCCAGACCGTGGGGGGCTTTACTCAGGCGATGACGGGCGACATGTCCGAAATCGTCGGCTTTCTGAAGTCGGGCGATGTGCGTGCCATTGCCGTGCTGACCGAAGAACGGGTTCCCGGCTTTGAGGACATCCCGACCGCCAAGGAGCAGGGCATCGACGTGGTCGCTGTGAACTGGCGCGGGCTCTATGTTCCCAAAGACATCAGCGACGAGGACTTCAACAAGTGGGCCGATCGTTTGCAGCAAGTTGCTGACAGCGATGAATGGGCAGAGGCTATGGCGGCCAACGGTCTTGCGCCGTTCACCAAGGTTGGTGCTGATTTCCAGAATTATGTCGATGGTGTCGTGGCTGAAATCCGCACCCTGTCGAAAGAGATCGGGGTGATTCAGTAA
- a CDS encoding sensor histidine kinase, translated as MTARRSIRRRLFFQLAGVAALLSLAFFLVLRSVAERAAEGTQDGILSASATAMADSLRSVADGVTLDLPYSALSMLGSVGQDRVFYRVVVDGQTLTGYDDLPLPPDIPSNGEPKFDTLTFRGDTVRVAVVSRTIGSLGSLIRADVAVAQTREALAATSRRITAIATGVGAGFFVLATLLSLWAAQSALSPIDRMTAAVTRRGPKDLRPVTTDTPTELVPLVDALNNFMSRLRASLLRTEDFIAEAAHRVRTPLATVRTQAEVTHHKLTKPEHKAAIREMIRAIDESARSAGQMLDHAMVTFRADSLARDALDLVQLTTEACNRLSPTAELKDTTILRSLPGHPVTFHGDGILLQAALLNILDNAIKYSPADSDVLVSVTEGDEICLSITDEGRGFGGVDISRLTERYQRGSNVGDIVGSGLGLTIADEVALAHGGRLSITENPKGQGACVSLFLPR; from the coding sequence GTGACGGCACGCCGGTCGATCCGCCGTCGGTTGTTTTTCCAACTCGCGGGTGTGGCCGCGCTATTGTCGCTGGCCTTTTTTCTGGTGCTGCGCAGCGTGGCAGAGCGTGCCGCCGAAGGCACGCAGGACGGCATTCTGTCGGCCTCTGCCACCGCGATGGCGGACAGCCTGCGAAGCGTGGCCGACGGCGTCACGCTGGACCTGCCCTATTCGGCGTTGTCGATGCTTGGGTCTGTCGGACAGGACCGGGTGTTCTACCGCGTGGTCGTGGATGGCCAGACCCTGACCGGATACGATGATCTGCCGCTGCCGCCGGACATCCCCTCCAACGGGGAACCAAAGTTCGACACCTTGACCTTTCGCGGCGACACGGTGCGGGTGGCCGTTGTCAGCCGCACCATTGGCAGTCTGGGCAGCCTGATCCGGGCGGATGTGGCTGTCGCCCAGACCCGTGAAGCGCTGGCCGCAACGTCGCGCCGGATTACCGCGATTGCCACAGGGGTCGGCGCCGGGTTCTTTGTTCTGGCCACGCTGCTTAGCCTCTGGGCCGCACAATCCGCCCTGTCCCCCATCGACCGAATGACCGCCGCAGTCACCCGGCGCGGGCCAAAGGATCTGCGCCCGGTGACAACAGACACCCCCACGGAACTGGTGCCTTTGGTCGACGCGCTCAACAATTTCATGTCGCGGCTGCGCGCTTCGCTCTTGCGGACAGAGGATTTCATCGCCGAGGCTGCCCATCGCGTGCGCACGCCGTTGGCGACCGTCCGCACGCAGGCCGAGGTGACCCACCACAAACTGACCAAGCCCGAGCATAAGGCCGCCATCCGCGAGATGATCCGCGCCATCGACGAAAGCGCCCGTTCGGCGGGGCAGATGTTGGACCATGCAATGGTGACATTCCGCGCCGACAGTCTTGCCAGGGATGCGCTGGATCTGGTGCAATTGACCACGGAGGCCTGCAATCGCCTATCACCAACGGCAGAGTTGAAGGACACCACGATCCTGCGCAGCCTGCCCGGCCATCCCGTGACCTTTCATGGCGACGGCATCCTGCTTCAGGCCGCCTTGCTGAACATTCTGGACAACGCCATCAAGTACTCTCCCGCAGACAGTGATGTGCTTGTCAGTGTTACCGAGGGCGATGAGATTTGTCTGTCGATCACCGATGAAGGCCGCGGCTTTGGCGGTGTAGACATATCGCGCCTGACAGAACGCTATCAACGCGGGTCCAACGTGGGCGATATCGTCGGTTCCGGCCTTGGGCTGACCATCGCCGACGAGGTCGCGCTCGCCCATGGCGGCAGATTGTCAATCACCGAGAACCCGAAAGGACAAGGCGCATGCGTCTCGCTTTTCTTGCCGCGCTGA
- a CDS encoding dipeptide ABC transporter ATP-binding protein translates to MLTVENLTVQFPGRHGTFTAVEDVSLSIAPGEIHGLVGESGAGKSTIGAAIIGLLQPPGFVAGGLMQLGDTDLRSLTPSQAHAMRGARISMIFQDPQTSLNPLMTIEDQLIETIQAHEDITSAKALERAVDLLEEIGIEGAAKRIKAYPHQFSGGMRQRVVIALALCTNPELIIADEPTTALDVAVQSQVLDLIRRLALTRDIGFLLITHDIGVIAQITDNVTVLRGGKVMETGPTEKVLQAPDHPYTQSLMAAVPRLDRKLDRFLVPDSDKPAMAAPAGKSAADAERWLRGGEQALGEGLGMHGVTVRFTGPRESLLRKPDAFVALDDVTMQVRPGSVMGLVGESGSGKSTMAKVLTGLVQPSEGRLTLGETPLPLARQRGRKDPSRRLIQMVFQDPFSSLNSRHRIGDILSEPLWLYGLEPDKGNRRDIAAAMLDLVGLSADAIDRYPHQFSGGQRQRIAVARSLLARPRVLICDEPTSALDVSIQAQVLNLLKDLQSQFGLTILFISHNLAVVRQMSDDITVLKSGKVIEAGGSEGFFTAPQADYSRALLALTPGVAA, encoded by the coding sequence ATGCTGACCGTTGAAAACCTCACCGTCCAGTTCCCTGGTCGTCATGGCACGTTTACAGCTGTCGAAGATGTGTCGCTGTCCATTGCCCCCGGCGAAATTCACGGGTTGGTCGGCGAAAGCGGCGCGGGAAAATCCACCATCGGCGCGGCAATCATCGGGCTGCTGCAACCGCCGGGATTTGTCGCTGGAGGTTTGATGCAACTGGGCGACACCGACCTGCGCAGCCTGACACCTTCACAGGCACACGCGATGCGTGGGGCGCGTATTTCGATGATCTTTCAGGATCCGCAAACCAGCCTCAATCCGCTGATGACCATCGAGGACCAACTGATCGAGACGATTCAGGCGCATGAGGACATCACCTCGGCCAAGGCCCTCGAACGTGCGGTCGATCTGCTGGAAGAGATCGGCATCGAGGGCGCCGCCAAGCGCATCAAGGCCTATCCGCACCAGTTTTCCGGCGGGATGCGGCAGCGTGTGGTGATCGCGCTGGCGCTGTGCACCAACCCGGAACTGATCATCGCGGACGAACCCACCACCGCGCTGGACGTGGCGGTGCAATCGCAGGTGCTGGACCTGATCCGGCGGTTGGCGCTGACCCGCGACATCGGCTTTCTGCTGATCACCCATGACATCGGCGTGATTGCCCAGATCACCGACAACGTCACGGTCCTGCGCGGGGGCAAGGTGATGGAGACGGGACCAACCGAAAAGGTGCTGCAAGCGCCCGATCACCCCTACACCCAATCGTTGATGGCCGCTGTTCCCCGGCTGGATCGCAAGTTGGACCGCTTTCTGGTTCCCGACAGCGACAAGCCCGCGATGGCCGCGCCGGCCGGAAAATCCGCCGCAGATGCGGAACGCTGGCTGCGTGGCGGTGAACAGGCGCTGGGCGAGGGGCTGGGGATGCATGGGGTCACCGTGCGCTTTACCGGCCCGCGCGAAAGCCTGCTGCGCAAGCCAGACGCCTTTGTCGCACTAGATGACGTGACCATGCAGGTGCGCCCCGGCTCGGTCATGGGGTTAGTGGGCGAAAGCGGATCAGGCAAATCGACTATGGCAAAGGTCCTGACGGGCCTTGTGCAGCCGAGCGAGGGCCGTTTGACGTTGGGCGAAACGCCCTTGCCGTTGGCGCGCCAGCGCGGGCGCAAGGACCCGTCGCGACGCCTGATCCAGATGGTGTTCCAAGACCCGTTCAGCAGCCTGAATTCACGCCACCGGATTGGCGACATCCTGTCGGAACCTCTTTGGCTGTATGGATTGGAGCCGGACAAGGGCAATCGCCGCGACATCGCGGCCGCGATGCTGGACCTGGTCGGCCTTTCTGCGGATGCCATCGACCGTTATCCACACCAATTTTCCGGCGGCCAGCGCCAACGCATTGCCGTGGCGCGGTCGCTGCTGGCACGCCCGCGCGTGCTGATCTGCGATGAGCCGACCAGCGCGCTGGATGTTTCCATTCAGGCGCAGGTGCTGAACCTGTTGAAAGACCTTCAATCCCAGTTTGGCCTGACCATCCTGTTCATCAGTCACAACTTGGCGGTTGTGCGGCAAATGAGCGACGACATCACCGTGCTGAAATCAGGCAAGGTGATCGAGGCGGGCGGATCGGAGGGGTTCTTCACCGCGCCGCAGGCCGACTACAGCCGTGCGCTTTTGGCGCTGACCCCCGGCGTCGCGGCCTGA